The region ACAATCTTCGCTTGTCGGCACATTTCCTGAAAGAGGATGAAACAACACGCCTACCTGCCGGACTTTATGCAGAACCCAGTCCAGCTCAATGCGCCCGACCAGTGCGGCAGAGCCGCCTTTGTCCAACCAGTACTGGATAAAAGCCAGACAACGCATTACATGTCCCGCCCCAATAGCCGGAGTAGCGTCTGCACGCACGATCAGATGAGAGTATTTTGCTGAACACATTGTCATAATCGGATAAAGCGACACATCCTCCGTCAGGAGACATCTGAAAAACTTATTTTTGTGCCTTTCGCGACAAACGAGGAGGCTCGCTTTCCCAAAAGAAGCCTGTCCAGATTGGCAGTGATACCGTCACCCGGGCGGGCATAATCCAGATGCACCTGCTCGATAGTTGTCCCGGGCTCAATATCCGCAGCAGCGATAACTGAACGCTTTGCAACGGACGGAACCGAGAGTTCCTGCGTTGTTTTTATTTTCCGCGGCGTTCCCAGCCCCGTCTCAACATCGCGGATGGTCTGCACAAAGCCCGCAGCTTCGTGAGGCTCCAGCGACATGATATGCTCCGGACTCCGGATAAGCCGGTCCAACGTAATGGTTTTTTCAATCATGTCAGCCCCCAGAGCAACAGCGGCGATGTCCATGGTGGCCCCCGGTGTATGATCTGAAAACGCGACAGGATACGGAAACATCTGTTTGAGCGTCGTGATAATGCGCAGATTAATGCTTTCGAGCCGGGCGGGATACCCGCTCGGGCAATGGTTGATTATGATTCTCCGGCAGCCGGAGCGCTCCAGCACATCCACAGCCTCTTCAACTTCGGCAATGGTGGCATTACCCGTGTCAATCTGAACAGTCCATGAGTACTGCGCCGCAAGGCGGAGAAAATGGTGGTATGTAATATCGCCCGATGCAATTTTAACACAATCAGCACCTATTTCCGCCAACAATTCCAGCTCGGAAGCCGTTGTCGCAGTGGAAAAAAACAATATTCCCCTATCAGAACAATATCGACCGAGTTCGCGCCACTCATCCCGCGACAACTCTCTGCGCTGCAAAATTTCCTGTAATGATTCTGTAACTTCGATGCTTTCGCCCGTATCTTTATTAACCAGCGCATTATAAGTAAACATCGTAGATGGATCCGGAACAAGCCGCTTAGCATCCACTGTCTGAAATTTAATCGCATCTGCGCCTGCTTCCACCGCAACATCCACCAATTTGCAAGCAGTCTGCAGGCCATCATGCGTTGGTCCGGCCTCAAACACTATGCATACGCTTCTCTTGTTTTCTGAGTAAGACCATTCTTTCTTAAAAAGATCAGACATTGCAGTCTCCACTTGCAAGATGCTTGGCAAAAAGTAAAGCCATCTCATAATCCTCGCGGGTATCAATATCAACAGACCGGACAGCCGGCATCAGGTACCCCTTGAGTCTCATGCCGGAAAACTTGCGGGTTTTCATAAACTTGCTGACGCGCGCCGCATACGTGCTGCCGTTATCCACCACAGCCTCGGGTACATGCTGTGATTTTAAACCGGCAACCAGCGGCCA is a window of Oleidesulfovibrio alaskensis DSM 16109 DNA encoding:
- a CDS encoding N-acetylneuraminate synthase family protein; this encodes MSDLFKKEWSYSENKRSVCIVFEAGPTHDGLQTACKLVDVAVEAGADAIKFQTVDAKRLVPDPSTMFTYNALVNKDTGESIEVTESLQEILQRRELSRDEWRELGRYCSDRGILFFSTATTASELELLAEIGADCVKIASGDITYHHFLRLAAQYSWTVQIDTGNATIAEVEEAVDVLERSGCRRIIINHCPSGYPARLESINLRIITTLKQMFPYPVAFSDHTPGATMDIAAVALGADMIEKTITLDRLIRSPEHIMSLEPHEAAGFVQTIRDVETGLGTPRKIKTTQELSVPSVAKRSVIAAADIEPGTTIEQVHLDYARPGDGITANLDRLLLGKRASSFVAKGTKISFSDVS